A region of Vigna radiata var. radiata cultivar VC1973A chromosome 6, Vradiata_ver6, whole genome shotgun sequence DNA encodes the following proteins:
- the LOC106764796 gene encoding cytochrome c oxidase assembly protein COX15, whose protein sequence is MFGRGTVWSVLRRGKEAIGIPKLRGTTTSFSSSTQTPALKFLTPPVATHYIYAFRSQLIPKGHHVRVSYTRNFSKMVAAGAQHKEEGLKLLVSGGPHAQKMIGIWLFGSAAWVFSMVMLGGLTRLTRSGLSMTDWKFTGTLPPLTDEEWLQEFDKYKESPEYKRVNRGMKIEEFKFIYWMEYAHRMWGRALGVMFALPYSYFLHKGYITLRLGLRLSALFGLGAGQGLIGWWMVKSGLEEPPSEYSQPRVSPYRLAAHLTSAFAIYCGLFWTALSVVLPEPPTESLTWVRGAAKVRRLALPISVLVGLTAVSGAFVAGNDAGHAFNTFPKMGDTWIPEDIFVMKPLIRNFFENTSTVQLDHRILATATLVSVGILWWSTRKLDLHPAIRSVIGGTVGMAALQVTLGISTLLSYVPVSLGTAHQAGALTLLTFMLLLNHTVRRPSLSLLKSLPQVVKTY, encoded by the exons ATGTTTGGGAGGGGAACGGTGTGGTCAGTGTTGAGGCGCGGCAAAGAAGCAATCGGAATTCCCAAGTTAAGAGGAACGACGAcgtctttctcttcttcaaccCAAACACCAGCTTTGAAGTTTCTAACTCCTCCCGTCGCCACCCATTACATTTATGCTTTCCGATCGCAACTTATTCCCAAG GGTCATCATGTTCGTGTATCATACACAAGGAATTTTTCTAAGATGGTGGCTGCTGGGGCTCAACACAAGGAAGAGGGATTGAAGCTACTTGTGAGTGGGGGTCCTCATGCACAGAAAATGATTGGAATATGGCTCTTTGGCTCTGCAGCATGGGTGTTCAGCATGGTGATGCTTGGGGGTTTAACCAGACTCACCCGATCTGGTCTTTCAATGACTGATTGGAAATTCACCGGCACTCTCCCCCCTTTGACAGATGAGGAATGGTTGCAAGAGTTTGACAAGTATAAGGAGTCACCTGAGTACAAACG TGTCAATAGAGGCATGAAGATTGAAGAATTCAAATTCATCTATTGGATGGAATATGCACATCGTATGTGGGGAAGGGCATTAGGAGTTATGTTTGCTTTGCCatattcatattttcttcataaagGGTATATTACCCTGAGATTAGGACTTAGACTCTCTGCTCTTTTTGGCCTGGGTGCTGGCCAGGGTCTTATTGGTTGGTGGATGGTCAAAAGTGGTTTAGAG GAACCACCATCTGAATATTCTCAGCCAAGGGTAAGCCCTTATCGTCTAGCAGCTCATCTTACATCAGCATTTGCTATTTACTGTGGCCTCTTTTGGACTGCCCTTTCTGTTGTTTTGCCTGAACCGCCCACTGAATCCCTGACATGGGTTCGTGGGGCAGCTAAAGTGAGGAGATTGGCATTGCCTATCAGCGTGCTTGTTGGTCTTACTGCTGTCTCTGGTGCATTTGTTGCTGGAAATGATGCT GGGCATGCATTCAATACTTTTCCAAAAATGGGTGATACGTGGATACCGGAAGACATTTTTGTAATGAAGCCTCTGATTCGAAATTTCTTTGAGAATACATCAACTGTACAG CTTGATCACCGTATACTTGCAACTGCAACTCTGGTTTCAGTGGGAATTTTATGGTGGTCAACAAGAAAGCTGGACCTACATCCTGCTATACGATCTGTGATTGGAGGCACTGTTGGCATGGCAGCTCTTCAg GTCACTTTAGGAATTTCAACTCTTCTTTCATATGTACCTGTTTCACTGGGCACTGCTCATCAAGCTGGAGCCTTAACACTTCTGACATTCATGTTACTGCTTAATCACACCGTTCGAAGGCCATCTTTGTCCCTTCTCAAATCTCTGCCTCAAGTTGTCAAAACATACTAA